In the Telopea speciosissima isolate NSW1024214 ecotype Mountain lineage chromosome 6, Tspe_v1, whole genome shotgun sequence genome, ACCAGACtttgaaattttatatgtatacaTGCACCCATTGATTGGAATTACCATATAAACCTTCTACGCCAAACAATCAAATGGCTCATTTAGGAAATCCTTCTTACTTGGTTCATGCAAATAACTTTTTGCTAAGGACATCTACTATGGTAGTTGGCTTCAGGGTAGTGCAGTTGAGCCTAGTCTCAAGGAGGTTTTGAGTTTGAGACCGGCCTCTTACTTCTTATCTAGTTTAAGAATCACATACCCCTCTCCCACCCTCTCCCACCCTCCACCtcacaagaaaaaagaaaccttCTGCCTACTTTAGGGTAAAAATGGTAATAAATAATTAGAAAAAGGTTCTTGGAGCCGCTGGGGTAGAATACACTCACACCTTtgtgtctctctcctcttcacatgaaattACCTTTCTGTTGTCCTATGTGCAATAGTGTCTTGTCACACTTCATTGATGTGCTCCCCTACGTCATTTGCTCAAAGAACCTCTCCTAAATAGTTTTATATAATTGTACAACAAAGTATTATGAAATAATTTATTCACATAATTATTACCTTAGTTTGAAGTAAATAATTTATGAGAAGCAGTTTTTTGTggcgagagtgtggcctacgccaccactcccatgagtctatctctctcctctcggacagagttctttttcccataatttattTACCTTAGTTTATTTATTGTGCATACCTTACAATAATTGGTGTTGTTCCTATCATCAATTAACCaacaaaattattaattttttaattcaaaaaaataaaataattgaaaaactGAAATAATTCGTAATAAAATTGGATGTCACATTATCCAAGTGTCGAGCTTGCAAGGCCGTACCGATCTGCAGTGCATTGCAAAGGATTTAAAAACTGAAATAATTCATaataaaattgggaaaaaaattgatttgaaaTAACTTGgtcctcaaataaataattgtgaaaattttgaaaaaataaattccaggtttttattatttggattttctaaaaacgaTCTGAATTTTGTTGGTGGACACACCCATTAACTTGTATGGGTGGGAGTGGGAACCTAAGTTCTTCACATGGAAAGTCTTATagtgctgaaattttgtgggtAAGTAGACCCCAAGTAGCTTTGCTTGCATGTTAAATTTCAGTTAAACGGACCTTTCGAATATCATATCGAAAAGAATACCTAGAGTAGGTGTTATAATAGATTTATTAAAGGGAGtgtgaatgacacctctatatgTGTATTTAGAATTCAATACCATCTTTTAATTAtctcttgtcttattctcagaagttctttaagttagggatataaaaggattttcaaaaataatttgtcATTATCAGACggtgtcattgtcatgcatatATTTCGAggacacatgtgaaatgatggTATTTACtcttattgaaaaaaatatgtataataataaaaggacaaaaaatatatatataaaattacaaattatttgacatctcTCATAAGAAAATCTCTTTATTAAATTTAGATTCTCTTCTTAATTACCAGAGCACACAGATAAGGGTTGCAACTTGGGCAAGCCCATAGGAAATCTGGCCTCAAACTTGAACCATACTGGGCCAGCCCTGGGTTTGTGGGCCTTATTGAAAACTCATCAAATGCTCAACCCAGCCCGGCCGAAGTTGATACCTTCTCTCCACTGCACATCCTTACTTGTTTCCCATTTATCTGCTACAGTTCCATAACAACTAAATGGTTAAACATTTAGACTACAAGCACAACAATGTACAAAAGGATAGGAACTTCAACTCAGTCAATAACCTTATTTGCAGATAGCTTGAGTGAAGAAGGATAGAGGAATTTCTTGATTCCAATGGCAATGGCATTAATCAACAACTTATCGGAGCTACATAATTGAATCCGAAAGATAGAGTACACGGCAACCCCATTCGGCCATATCGGGAGTCAATATATTGAAAAGGAACACCATCTTATACCACGACGGTTCGGTGATAGATTTCTTTCCGTGACAAATCCCTTCGCTGATGGCCTTCGCGCACTTCTTTGTACTCTCAACTGGAAAAGCCCTCAAAAGTGTCTGTTCAACATCCATATATTTCCAAATTGATTATCAAACCATGTTAGATTTTTTACAATAGACTTGAGTATGTCCAAATCGGTCGATACCAACCAATACACATCGATACGGTCATTAAAAGCCCATGTGACTATCAAAGTAATCAaactatgattttgtttttgagatctGAGGTTGAAGGagattttacataaaaaaaagatatttaataGTAAAAGGTAGGTTTaagaaaaacttgatttttgtgtttaaatcatggttgttaatttaatttaattttattataaattgatAGATTTAAGTAAACTAAGTTAGTTGATACATCAAAGtatcaaacttgatcatttgcAACGATTTCTACTCAAATCAATGAAAGTCTCTTGTCTCATTTCACATTGTTCTATTTTTTAGTATTTATGTATGATACATGTTATAtgttgcttatttatattgttttttttttttttaagttctcTTCAGATTGCCTTTTCccacattaaaaataaaaaaataaaacaataaaaaaataaaaaaaaggagaaaaagaagaagagaagaaggaatggAAAGCGCATCTTACATCAGTGCAGTCTTGATTTGCTTCATCTGTGCCTTTGTGGACATATATTTACCTTGGGTGATTTCTGAACCTGCAAACCCTAGAGTGTCATATATGCACTATCGTGATCGAAACCTCTGGTCCCAATTCGATCCTCAATGTGTCATAAAAGTTTATTAATGCTGCCTTGGTTGCCTACATGCTGCAAAACACTAAGTTTCTGTTATTAAGCAAGGAAATTAATAAAGATCCATTACATAAGTACGATTAcaataagagagaaagaaagctaACTCGTGTTGTGCCTGATTGtgtacctgcgcccagacactGCCCAATGCGAAAAGACTGGTGCTACCTCCTGAAAAGGTGGAAAAGACAGGAGGTGGCGCTTATATGCCCAAGCACAGCACTGGGTATTGTTCCTTTGCCcttataataattaataagcatttAAGGCAATTacacaatcatgattacaaaattttatatattaaaaaaaaaaaaaaactgattttattttctttcaccTTACTACCAGACTTAGTCGAAGGTAATaattgagaaacaatagaaCAAAGATGAGATTTTCTTACTCCATAGATACTCATCCGTGGTGCGAAGATTGACCCGCTTATTGAAGCATATATTCACAATGATTTTGCCTCTGCTCCTTTTGAGGTGAGGAATTGCAAAATATGTTGGATAGATTGATCCCCAAAAATTAACATCATGCACTGAGATTCCAAGTTTTCTAAGGATGGACGTACTAATGTGTTAGTCATAATGTATGTTAGGTACTTAATCGATACGTCAAAAGCTTTAGAGCTGATGAAtgacgttaaatcaagccctttaggCTCAGTCTAGTGCTCATACACTAGATCGAGTCACATTAGCTAGGCACATAACAATGTATCTTTAGAATACATATGCACCACAACATGCTTCTCAAAGCCTGGGTTGGGCTATGGTTGAGATTTCTAGGTGTAGGTGCATTGGGGGAAGATACACCCAGGGTTCCCTCTCTCTAATTTTTTGGGAGGAAGGGTCAAGGGGTTTCTTTTGGGAGTCACAAGCTAGATGAAGGTCTAGAATCCATAAAAATGTTTCTCCTTTTCATGAGAGAAAATGAACACTGATGAATAGGCACTAATCAGCCTAGAAATtgggcaatttggatcctctattgtcgagctgCCTGGCATGCAagaccgtgctgcctagacacggtgCTACGTGCAATGATTgtcttacccctacccgagtgccttgcccgagtgggggtaaggcggtcattgcacatAGCACCGTGtttgggcagcacggtcctgccgggcacgtagctcagcagtagaggatctggatccaaaatTGGGTAAATTTCAGGTTACAAACATTGGAAGTGGGTTAGTCACCCAACCACAGACCCTTTTCGAGGTgccaaaattcagtgtctacaccaaACCCGAGGTTAGACTACACTAAAGCTAGGCTGAGGCTTTGAATTAGAAATTATTCTATTTTTTGTGTAaattaaaaataacataaaatgacaaaaacaaACAGGTACATGGGAGGACGAAAGTTTCATACTACTCTCTTCAATGAATCTACCACACCTCAAATTTAAGAGATTTGCAACATTGGCTACTTCTTCGAATGCACAGAAGCTCCACAACCCGGCATTGCAGACCAGATGATCCACTAGCAAAACAGAAATTTCATAAATCAAAACACACTAAATTTACACACAGGATATCAATTAATATGCCATAAATTAAAGGCAAGTGTTTCTTTTCTTCGGTGGAGAACTTACATCTCCCAAAGTGTTTAACTGCATGCTTCAGCAATGAAGCTCTTGCACTCAATCAACTTTGGATACATCTGCAGGAACAACCAAGACATCAGGGGAGCCAAGCTGACCAGCCTTCTTTGCCACCTCCTTAAGcttgttttctcttcttgcAACAAGTACTAGATACGCTCATTCCTTCGCgtaaatcaatttttttaaggTCAGGTAATTGtaatcaaagtttttttttggttaaatttttATATTAAGGGAGGGCAGCAAAAGATATTATTAAGAAAACATTGAACGAGAGTGTCTACGAGAGCCACCACACTTTAGACGACAAACGAAACCTAAATGCACCCGTGGCCAGAAAATGGGCTTCCCTATTAAGGGAATGGGGAACCTACAAAAATCATATCTAACTTGCCAAAATTGAGACAAAAGTTGAAGAACACAATTAATTAGAATGATTTTGTACAAAATATTGAGCATTTGCATGGACTGGTTACCTCGCCAATACCGGACGATGCGCCGGTGATGAGAACTACTTTGCCTTTTGCATTCTCTTTATTGAAGGATCTTAAAATGGAATGGATGAGCTTGAAGATTAAGAGGAAAGGGAGGGGAGTTTTTAACCTCTGCTGTTCGTTGCCCGAACAGCACAGTGCTATCCCCTCACATGGGGCGCGAAATGAGAATTATCAGAGGTACACCAAGTTCAACACCCTCTGAATTGAGTCCATTGGATCAGCAGCAGTAAAAGGCTGTAACCCCTATCTTTCACGCCATCATATTGTGAACTTAATAATCATATCTAAGTTAGTTGGAACTAATTCACGCGATTGTTATGACCATAAAAATATGGCTGCCTAGCATGCCAGTCTAGGTGGGAATCAAACCAATTAAAATTCAATGAGGTTTTGGTTCATCCCACACGTACACGTCATCATGGATGGATATCTCGTTAGATCGGGTGCAGAACCGGGTTGATCTTCTCATTCTCACTTCTAAGATAAAACCACTTCAATCACTAATGGGCACCCAAAAATGATTACGATACAGATTATCTAAAGGTAAATAGTCAATAGCCCAGAGAAGATAGAGAGCAGAGAACAGAAACATTTGTCTGTCGTCCGACGTGGCTCTGAAGCATATGGTTTCTATCATTTCTTTTTCAATGGTGAGCCTAGTGAACGAGTAGGTAAAATTATAAGAGGGTGTAAAGCTGTGGCTATACGTAGTTGCATGGAAATTGAAGGTGAGTACTTGGAAGTACTTGAGAAGATCTACCGGAAACCAGTTATTCCGGTAGGGTTACTTCCACCGGATGGATCTACCAGAGAGAATAGATTATTATGGTGAGGAGTGGAGTAAAACCTTTAAATAAATGGCttcatgaaaaacaaaaaaccctaaGTCTGTTGTATTTGAAGGGTTTGGAAGTGCATGTAAATTAAGCAAAGATAAAGTTGATAAGATAGCTTATGGGCTTGAGCTTTCCAATCTACCATTTCCATGGTCATTGATCATCAAACATGAATCAACGCGATCTGAAATTACAGGCGAGGTCGAAATTTTACCGCCGAGTTCCGAGGTATGGTGTGCATGGGATGGGCTCATCAAGCTGAAATTCTAGGTCACCCTGCAATTGGAGGATCTTTGTTTCATGCAGGGTGGGGTTCTATTATAGAAAATCTACAATATGGTCATAGGCTAATTGTGTTACCCTTGGTTTTTGATCAAGGATTGAATACAAGGTTGTTGGTAGACAAAGGCTTGGCTGTTCAAGTTGAGGAAAATGAAGATGGGTCTTTTAGTAGGGATGGCATTGGTAAGTGTTTGAAGCAAGCCATGGTCTCAGAAGAAGGGAAGCAGATAGGCCTCAAAGCAGCAGAAGCTGCTAATGTTGTCAGCCATCCAAGCCTGCATCAAGAGCACTACATAGGTGGGTTTGTCCAGTATTTGAAGACTGGGGTTGCAAGACAAACTTGATCTTCCTTTCCATGGCCTTTTATAATTATTTCTACAATTATATTTTAGGCCGTTGATACATTCAAAACAATTTTACCTAAAAAGATATACATTTAAAACATACAAAAGTAGTATAatgaaaaaccctaagaaatccCTCCCTAGTCCCAAGACGAGAGATATTTTACCAATTAACCACAAAGTCGTAACCCCATCCCACGACTTCGCTTCTGACTTAAGGTTTCTGAGCTTGAGGTCCAAGAATTCCATTAACCACAGAAGTCGCAACTAGAACACCAACGAATTCAGCCCCCGCAACCACTCCAGCCTGAGCGAAACCCCCAAAAGCAGCAGCTCCGATTTCTCCTTCCGCGGCTACAATCTCCATTTCTGCCCTTTCTATTCCTCTCTCCGCGGTCTCCAAGCCCTTCTCCGCTGTCTCAATTCCTTCCTTCAGAATCtcctctgcttcttcctccgctttcttcagtttcttccTCAATCCGAACAGTGGAATGTCTTGTGCCATTGCCCTCATTTCCATACCCGTTATTGCCGCCGTTGATGCCGTAAGAAGAAATAGTAACCGTCTCCGCCCGCCGGAAATAACTGCATGGTTGTCGGATTTCGGCAGACGATTGGGAGAGGAAGCGATGCGATGCGCCGTCTGGGCACGTGGGAGCGAGCATGTACTGAGTAGAGCTGAGCCTGCTGTTGCCATTACTTCTGTGTGGGAGCAGAGCAGAGCACAGCACAGCAAAGCAGAGCAGAAAGGCTTAAAATAAAGGCTTATCTGATAAATGAATAGCGTGGCAATTGGAGACTGGCAGCATTGGTTGGTTTTGCTCGTCAGGAAGTTAAATTACGAAAATATCCTCAAGTTTTCTTATAATTGACAAATTTCTCTTTTAGGctcccccaaaaaaacacacacaacaTTTAACTCGCATTGAATTATTTTAGgttttttcaaccaaaaaaagaattattttaggtgtttattaaaaaatatatatattttaggtTTGTCCCCGACTCTTTTACAtccttttatttgattcaaatcACTCATCTGAATTTGAGCATCTGTTGAACATGACAATGCCACCTCGAATGACACTCTTAACTTATCATGTATAGGGGTTATGTCTAACTCCACTAGAATATGATCATTCCTAGTCTTGCCAGACATCtatctcaacattctcatcttTGCCACATATAGTTTATCTATGCGAACCGATTACACTATACGTCAGTCAcacttctccacttcaaccatcctattttaattctttgagaAACACCATCTCCTATAATGCCTTCTTTATTGACGATAGAGCTCAAATATCTAAGTAATCAGTTTTAGGTGTCTCCTTATCATCAATAATGACCACCTTGTTAACCGTCATAACATGGCTAAAGTTGCACATCATTATCTTAATATCttttgatctccataacttcAATTGAcattaatccctacttttgtctcatccaccaacacaatatcatcaacaaactTGCCCTCTAAAAGAACCAATCATACCAAGGCTTTACACATGAATGCAATGGGAATCGAATCCCCCAAGTTTTGGTGTATAACGGTTCagcattaaaagtaaaaaatgaaacTTTCATCCCTCTTATCATGCTAGCATAATCTTTTAAAACAACAAAGCAAAATAGGGTTCAGAAACTTCAACGCTTTGGCTAAGTTAAACTAAAAGCAGTCTTCAGGAATCAACATACATAATTAAGCACCTATGAAACAAAATGCAGAGAAAGATGCATTGCGTAGAACGGCTGGCTAAAGAACTACTTAAATTATTTAAAGTGTTTTTCTATACAACAGAGTAAATTCAAGCCATTCATTTAGACCAACTCATAAGGCAAAACACCTATGATGGCTCAGTTGACTAGGAGAAGAATTCTTGCCACATATGTTACAATCATATCCCCTTTCTTCAGATGTCCCTCGATTCAATACCAGCTTCGGCTTCAGTCAAACGGGCATCGTGCTCAATCAACATGTAATCACAAAGCTCCAAGAGTTGATCTGCCAGGGGAGGAATGCCGGGGTTACGCCCATCATTGTATGCGTGAGCATTGAAGGTGATCTGCCACACATCATGCCTGAATTCCTCTCTGGTCTTGTACTCCATTTTCCTCACCTTCTCCCTAATGGTGGAGAGATCCATTGGGTGTTTGATGATGTCCAGGTAGTCAGGAGCTTCCTTCTTGGACACTGGTTTTAAGAAGAGATATGAAACCTCAAATGAATCTTTAAGGGAATCCACTATTTTTTCCAAGATGTTTGCCAAACCAACCTGCGCAACCACACAagaatattttcattcattaaATGCATAGACATGATGAAATGAACAAGTAGACTGCAACGCCAAGGACAATTGGTTCACATTTGTAGTTGCTTAATGGAAATGCTAGGTGCAGTTATTCATTCTCATATTAGTCATCTAAAACCTTTTAGTACTGACCATAGCTCATTACTAGAGGACCTGAGAATATAAATCCAATACTTGCTTTTGGACACAATTGTTTACTataatttattttcaaaaacttgAAGTGGAAAGATAACAAGAAAATATCCAAATCTTGTTAGCTTGGTAGGAATATTTAATGGATGATTTGGGGCTGCTGACGGCAAAAGGGTGGGATCACATAAGGCCCCATCTTGCCATAGCATGTGTTGGTTAGGGTTCCAATGACCCTAACAGGATTGGTATGCAGAAGAAAGTGGGCCCTTCCCCAGTTATCTCGTAAAATCTGTTAAGTCACTTCCATGCTTGGTGAGGACAGAGTGGGTCAGGGTTGACCCATATTAAATGGGTTCAGGTCCACCAAAACCAATCAGTTGCCGAACACATGAACAGAAGGTGCCAGTCCAGCCTGCTGGTAAAGACGATGGCTTGTTGCCAGGTCTTGGGATTGAGTCCCCCACTCCCACCTTCaccctcctctcctctctcttaaATCCTCCCTAATTCCCCAAGTGAATGTACTGATATCACTTTCGCAAAAAccatttgaaaaattaaataaataaataacacatgACCAGATTTAGTGGTGCTGTGAGCAGAGTTAAACTTTATGGATGTATGCACTATGCAAATAACAGGGATTTTTAACTTGGAATAAGGCAGGGCCAAAAAGGTTACCTCTCCACCTCTACGACGCTTTGTTTGCTGGGAATTTTCTGTAGCATATCTTCCCACCTCAACTGCAGGACGCCTCTTTGCAGCACGATCCCTTTCTGGCATTCTTCGGTCATTTCTGCTTGCTCTTGGTTCCTCTAAATACTCATCTCTCATCTctgcttttttcttctttttcttatttttagcTTTCTGCCGctccctttcttccctctctctccgctcagcttcttcattcctCCTAATCTCAGCAAGTCTTTGTTGCTCTTCTTGCAACCTCCTTTCCTCATAAATCCTCATTgtcctcctctcctctctcatcttctctgcatatctcctcttctcttcctcttcccaaaATCTTCTTTCTgcaacttttctcttttctgccTCTTCTTCCAATTTCCTACTCACTTGCTTTCTTTGCTTCTCAAAGCTTGAcagtttgatcattttcttagcctttctattttcttcacCAAGACTGTTGAAAAGTTCTTGCTTGATcaggtttgaatttgaaatcccCTTTGGCTGTTTAATTATAAGTTTCTTACGAGGTTGATCCTTGTCTGTCTCTGTCACTGAGCGTATCATAATCGAGGGCTTGTGAGGTTCAACCTGTACATCTTCAGGTTTTGTCTTGTtggaaattattattttattaatctTGGTGACGGATTTAGTAACATTTTCAACATCGATATTGACATGCTTTTCAGAACTCTGTGCGCTCCCAGGAGTAGTTCTCTCAGGAAGCTTGTCGGCAGGGCCACATTTGAGCTTCAGTGGAAggatttttggttttgatacaaaattttcaatattttctgGGGTTTCCACTAGAGAAACTTTTGTTGCACCTTTAGGTATTAATTTCTTAGTCACAGTTCTTGGCTGGGGCTGGGCAGAAGGATCTAGAAGGGTAGATTTTCCAGATGCTTTTTCCAAGTCTGAGCTTTCAACCTGCATATCTAAATCTTCTCCATACTTGGGACAGTTTTTGTTGGTCCTCATGTGTCCAAGCTGATGCATCACAAGGTAGATTGTCATTACAAAGAATATGGTAATAtcatttaattttattatttcgTAATTACTTCACCTACCTGGCCACATGCTCCACAGATGAAATTTTCTCTCACTGGTTTATCCGACGGTTTCTTTTCCTTAATAACCTGGTTTCAAACAGGACAAATTTTCAAAGTTAACAGGGAAAATAATCAACCAATACACAGCACATGCAAGGAAACGTTTAGATGAAAACTTTGTAATTTAATACACTTTTGTTACAGAACCAGAATCCTGTAATCAGACCTaaagaaaacagaagagaagaagagaagagaaagagctGCGATCCCAATGGGGGAGACAGCCTGCACTAGAAGTTAATTAATTCTATCGTGGCTGCTCCCCCTCTTTATATATTgatcatgaaataaaaaagggactagtacagaaatacccctgtaccTTAAACAAGAACAAATAACGACTATAGCAAACtagaaaaaagaataataaggACAGAAGAcaattctgcccctaatactcGAAACTTCCAACagtccccctcaagctggagcatatatatcacccatgctcagtTTGTTACAAGACATACGAAAAATAGGAGCAAACAAGGACTTAGTAAACATGTCCGCCAGTTAATCTGACAAAGATACAAAAGGAGTTTCGACCAGCTTCTTCAAGACGGCATCTctaacaaagtgacaatccacttcaatatgGTTAGTCCTCTCCTGGAAGACAGGGTTACTAGCAATATATGTGGCTGGTTGGTTGTCACAGTACATCTTCACAGGTGTTGGCATAGGaaaacccatctcaagaagCAAGGAACGAATCCACATTA is a window encoding:
- the LOC122664669 gene encoding uncharacterized protein LOC122664669; amino-acid sequence: MATAGSALLSTCSLPRAQTAHRIASSPNRLPKSDNHAVISGGRRRLLFLLTASTAAITGMEMRAMAQDIPLFGLRKKLKKAEEEAEEILKEGIETAEKGLETAERGIERAEMEIVAAEGEIGAAAFGGFAQAGVVAGAEFVGVLVATSVVNGILGPQAQKP